One Peptostreptococcus equinus genomic window carries:
- a CDS encoding DUF4428 domain-containing protein — MGLFGKKGKCDVCGKSNKSIKSAPDGNICVDCLNKFSIENIQHRMGIKNPTVEQCRKAIGEITQQTKERNLSTLTPDKICPVCGLNKPSFKVIDGKVCGDCISKATGYNPKAISNARNTMTIQSVKDKISTVEKMDSYDDIFNTSQSYGLLAFDFDNKVFRVSTPVFRGFTKDTIHEYYKFSDILSYKVLEDGDEITSGGLGRATIGGIAFGGVGAVVGAVTSKKKTKKEILSLDILINMKNTNLPTIKVPFLFMKTKARSRIYVEATENVQNCISVFERIKDEIENTPQPTNISSADEIRSFKALLDEGIITQEEFDLKKKELLGI, encoded by the coding sequence ATGGGATTATTTGGTAAAAAAGGAAAATGTGATGTTTGTGGCAAGTCAAATAAAAGTATTAAAAGTGCCCCAGACGGAAATATCTGTGTTGATTGTTTGAATAAGTTTTCAATTGAAAATATTCAACATAGAATGGGTATTAAAAATCCAACTGTAGAACAATGCAGAAAGGCTATAGGTGAAATAACTCAACAAACTAAAGAACGTAACCTATCAACACTTACACCAGATAAAATTTGTCCAGTTTGCGGTCTTAATAAGCCTTCATTTAAGGTGATTGATGGAAAAGTTTGTGGTGATTGTATCTCTAAAGCTACCGGTTATAATCCTAAAGCGATTTCTAACGCTAGAAATACTATGACTATTCAATCAGTGAAAGATAAAATATCTACAGTTGAAAAAATGGATTCTTACGATGATATATTTAACACTTCTCAATCGTATGGCTTGTTAGCTTTTGATTTTGATAACAAAGTTTTTAGGGTTTCAACTCCAGTATTTAGAGGGTTTACAAAAGACACTATACATGAGTATTATAAATTTAGTGATATTCTATCCTATAAGGTTTTAGAAGATGGTGATGAAATAACTTCAGGTGGTCTAGGTAGAGCAACTATTGGCGGTATAGCTTTTGGTGGCGTCGGAGCTGTTGTCGGCGCAGTAACAAGTAAGAAAAAAACAAAAAAAGAGATTTTATCATTAGATATTCTAATAAATATGAAAAATACAAATTTACCAACTATTAAAGTACCGTTCTTATTTATGAAAACTAAAGCTAGATCAAGAATATATGTAGAAGCAACTGAGAATGTACAAAATTGTATTTCTGTATTTGAGAGAATTAAAGATGAAATTGAAAATACTCCACAGCCAACTAATATTAGTTCAGCTGATGAAATAAGAAGTTTTAAAGCATTACTTGATGAGGGCATTATCACTCAAGAAGAGTTCGATTTAAAGAAAAAAGAATTGTTAGGGATATAA
- a CDS encoding helix-turn-helix domain-containing protein codes for MNQEISIGGALKHFRLLHELTLEKLAENLNKLYPDENFTKGKLSKWERDTETPKVTSLKRVADYFETTIDEILNFQIVENEYEKRLKENKYKNKIIDTLIDLGYQFDPDSFNFGEFIVDSMQIENTETNEVYYVDPAELYDSMEDTLLRIQKLKSIAGINIEISEVRKTLQELSDDRYFGELTTVYVTEKVAAGVGYLYSDNEQIPYTTDRTDLHEYDFATLVTGDSMDPKYNDGDVILVKSGYDNVNGDVYVIDYDGKSYVKKLYNDGDRFRLVSINKSYKNIIIEIPPENGKYFNIVGKVVDSFTPIN; via the coding sequence TTGAATCAAGAAATTTCAATAGGTGGGGCGTTAAAACATTTTAGATTGTTACATGAACTCACACTAGAAAAACTAGCGGAAAATTTAAATAAACTGTATCCAGATGAAAATTTCACTAAAGGAAAACTTTCAAAATGGGAGAGAGATACAGAAACACCCAAGGTCACTTCACTAAAAAGAGTTGCAGATTATTTCGAGACCACAATAGATGAGATTTTAAATTTCCAAATAGTAGAAAATGAATACGAAAAAAGACTAAAGGAAAATAAATATAAAAACAAAATTATTGATACCCTTATAGACTTAGGGTATCAATTTGACCCAGATAGTTTCAATTTTGGCGAATTTATTGTGGATAGTATGCAAATAGAAAATACTGAGACGAATGAAGTCTACTATGTGGACCCTGCGGAGTTATATGATTCTATGGAGGATACTTTATTAAGAATTCAAAAACTTAAGTCTATAGCGGGCATAAATATAGAAATTAGTGAAGTTAGAAAAACACTCCAGGAATTATCTGATGACCGTTATTTTGGAGAACTAACAACAGTATACGTAACAGAAAAAGTTGCTGCTGGGGTTGGGTATTTATACTCGGACAACGAACAGATTCCTTATACAACGGACAGAACGGATTTACACGAGTATGATTTTGCCACTCTAGTTACTGGAGACAGTATGGATCCAAAATATAATGATGGAGATGTAATTTTGGTAAAATCAGGATATGATAATGTAAATGGAGATGTGTATGTAATTGATTATGATGGAAAATCATACGTTAAGAAATTATATAATGATGGGGATAGATTTAGACTAGTTTCAATAAACAAATCATATAAAAATATCATTATTGAAATACCACCAGAAAACGGAAAGTATTTCAATATAGTTGGTAAAGTCGTGGATAGCTTTACACCAATTAATTAG
- a CDS encoding helix-turn-helix domain-containing protein, translated as MIENKRYAVLKSILVKKGLSQGEIADGIGMDRSTFNIKINRHAGRDFTLQEALRISNLIDTPIDDFF; from the coding sequence ATGATAGAGAATAAAAGATACGCGGTTTTAAAATCTATTCTTGTTAAAAAAGGTCTCTCTCAAGGAGAAATAGCGGACGGTATAGGTATGGATAGATCTACATTTAATATTAAAATCAATCGTCACGCAGGCAGAGATTTTACCCTTCAGGAAGCGCTTAGGATATCTAATCTGATTGATACCCCAATAGACGATTTTTTTTAA
- a CDS encoding antA/AntB antirepressor family protein: MKELIKVETNKNNEQVVSGRELHEKLNIDSNYTTWFKRMCEYGFTENVDFIELWSDSKNGNAVKFEGSAQRMSAKGYEVDHILKLDMAKEISMIQRSEIGKKIRQYFIEVEKKFRNPKPMSVPEQLLAQAKLMVEMDERITSTEDSVKRLEHNIRRNVTNDHVTVIAYTNLNNINPKSYNSSVVGRKASKMCRDENLLIGKVVDSKYGYINTYPSNVLDRVFKSMNL; the protein is encoded by the coding sequence TTGAAAGAGCTAATAAAAGTCGAAACAAACAAAAATAATGAACAAGTAGTAAGTGGTAGAGAACTTCATGAGAAATTAAACATTGATAGTAATTACACTACTTGGTTTAAGAGAATGTGTGAATATGGGTTTACTGAAAATGTTGATTTTATTGAACTTTGGAGCGATTCCAAAAATGGAAACGCTGTAAAATTTGAGGGCTCAGCACAAAGAATGAGTGCTAAAGGTTATGAAGTAGACCACATTCTAAAATTAGATATGGCTAAAGAAATATCTATGATACAGAGGTCTGAAATAGGTAAAAAGATCAGACAATACTTTATTGAAGTAGAAAAGAAATTTAGAAACCCTAAGCCAATGTCAGTGCCTGAACAATTACTTGCACAGGCTAAGTTAATGGTTGAGATGGATGAGAGAATAACATCAACTGAGGATAGTGTAAAAAGATTAGAACATAATATCAGAAGAAACGTAACTAATGATCATGTAACAGTTATTGCTTACACTAATCTAAATAATATTAATCCTAAATCGTATAACTCATCAGTAGTCGGTAGAAAAGCGTCCAAGATGTGTAGAGATGAAAACCTATTAATAGGTAAAGTCGTGGATAGTAAGTATGGTTATATAAACACATACCCATCTAATGTACTTGATAGAGTTTTTAAGAGTATGAATCTGTAG
- a CDS encoding winged helix-turn-helix domain-containing protein: MKGTALEKVYDYVAENPEATNDDIAHEVGIDYGTSKTYVNRLKARGLIDTVYEGGLRTIHILKDYPLPNIRPKTFKQEIYTEMVEAYAEDFKQCETFEERLKVGREIRIILNDL, translated from the coding sequence ATGAAAGGTACGGCATTAGAAAAAGTATATGATTATGTAGCAGAGAATCCAGAAGCTACAAATGACGATATAGCTCATGAGGTTGGTATAGATTATGGAACTAGTAAGACATATGTTAATAGGCTAAAGGCAAGAGGTCTTATAGATACAGTGTATGAGGGTGGATTAAGAACAATTCATATACTAAAAGATTATCCACTACCTAATATTAGACCAAAGACATTTAAACAAGAAATATATACAGAAATGGTTGAAGCATATGCAGAAGATTTTAAACAATGTGAGACCTTTGAAGAAAGACTGAAAGTAGGTAGAGAAATAAGAATTATATTAAATGATTTATAA
- a CDS encoding DUF2513 domain-containing protein: protein MKLNPDCMRDILIFAESIPYGRQSGIDLMCEQLTYTYEELDYTTIKLQEAGLLDVISSHKLNHVGLCTDRINGLTFNGHQILANIRNEKIWEPTKSIAKEIGATSVQALTQIASGVVTQIITKHLGY, encoded by the coding sequence ATGAAATTAAATCCCGATTGCATGCGTGACATACTTATATTTGCTGAATCAATACCATATGGTAGACAGTCTGGCATAGATTTGATGTGCGAACAATTAACTTATACCTATGAAGAGTTAGACTATACAACCATCAAATTGCAGGAAGCTGGCTTGTTAGATGTAATATCAAGCCATAAGTTAAACCATGTTGGTTTGTGTACTGACCGAATAAACGGTTTAACTTTTAACGGCCACCAGATCCTGGCAAATATTCGTAATGAAAAAATCTGGGAACCTACCAAATCTATAGCAAAAGAAATAGGTGCCACTTCTGTTCAAGCACTTACTCAAATTGCTTCCGGTGTTGTCACTCAGATTATCACCAAACACCTAGGATATTAA
- a CDS encoding AAA family ATPase, with amino-acid sequence MEQMKINKLEIENVKRVKAVQIKPNETGLTVIGGNNKQGKTSVLDSIAWALGGNKFRPSKAYRDGSTIPPNLKITMNNGLVVERKGKNSDLKVIDPSGEKGGQQLLDSFVEELAINLPKFMQQSSKEKANTLLQIIGVGDKLYELEQQETIIYNERHSIGQIADQKEKFAKEQDYYPDAPTQIVSATELIKKQQEILAKNGENQKHRNNLNKNIESLEMVNLKIAQLEEQLRNERVNQQALSEAVEQGKKSVELLKDESTAELESSIENIEKLNEKVRANLNKEKAEDDAKEYREKYAALTVDLNKVRAEKTDLLVNAELPLPALSVEDGELIYNGFKWDSMSGADQLKVSTAIVRKLNPRCGFVLMDKLEQMDLDSLNEFGKWLEQEGLQVIATRVSKGEECSIIIEDGYVVGQESIEETNEPKWKAGEF; translated from the coding sequence ATGGAACAAATGAAAATAAACAAATTAGAAATTGAAAATGTGAAAAGAGTTAAAGCGGTTCAAATTAAGCCAAATGAAACTGGACTTACTGTGATTGGTGGAAATAATAAGCAAGGCAAAACTTCAGTATTAGACTCAATTGCGTGGGCTTTAGGAGGAAATAAATTCAGACCATCAAAAGCTTATAGGGATGGTTCAACGATTCCACCAAATCTAAAAATAACAATGAATAATGGTTTGGTTGTAGAAAGAAAAGGAAAAAATTCAGACCTTAAAGTAATAGATCCATCTGGTGAAAAAGGTGGTCAACAACTTTTAGATAGCTTTGTAGAAGAATTGGCTATTAACCTACCTAAATTTATGCAGCAATCTAGTAAAGAAAAAGCAAATACCTTACTTCAAATAATTGGAGTAGGGGATAAACTTTACGAATTAGAACAACAAGAAACAATTATATATAATGAAAGGCATTCAATAGGGCAAATAGCTGATCAGAAAGAAAAGTTTGCAAAGGAACAGGATTACTATCCTGATGCTCCAACTCAGATAGTATCGGCTACTGAGCTTATAAAAAAGCAACAAGAAATACTGGCTAAGAATGGTGAAAATCAAAAGCATAGAAATAATCTTAATAAGAATATTGAAAGCTTAGAAATGGTCAATCTAAAAATTGCACAGCTAGAAGAACAGCTAAGAAATGAAAGAGTTAATCAACAAGCTCTAAGCGAAGCTGTAGAACAAGGTAAAAAATCAGTAGAGCTTTTAAAAGATGAATCTACAGCTGAACTTGAATCAAGCATTGAAAATATTGAAAAACTTAATGAGAAAGTAAGAGCTAACCTTAATAAGGAAAAAGCTGAAGATGATGCAAAAGAATACAGAGAAAAATATGCAGCACTTACAGTTGACCTTAATAAGGTAAGAGCTGAAAAAACTGATTTGCTTGTTAATGCAGAACTACCTTTACCAGCATTATCAGTTGAAGATGGAGAACTTATTTACAATGGTTTTAAGTGGGATTCTATGAGTGGTGCAGATCAATTAAAAGTTTCTACAGCAATAGTTAGAAAGCTAAATCCTAGATGTGGTTTTGTTCTTATGGACAAGCTAGAACAAATGGATCTAGATAGCTTAAATGAATTTGGTAAGTGGTTAGAACAAGAAGGATTACAAGTTATAGCCACTAGGGTATCTAAGGGCGAAGAATGCTCAATAATAATAGAAGATGGTTATGTAGTAGGTCAAGAAAGTATAGAAGAGACTAATGAGCCAAAATGGAAGGCAGGTGAATTTTAA
- a CDS encoding ATP-binding protein, which yields MLPGVTRGKVEKAQRVVVYGTEGVGKSTFASKFPEAVFIDVEEGSNDLDVLRAPTPQSYAALKDFLGKLKKVRPFLFRTIVIDTADWTERLIIKDICSRYKLDGIEGLGWGKGYTYLEEEFGRFLNSLQEFIDMGVNVVICAHAKINKFEQPDEMGAYDRWELKLQKKTSPLLKEWADMLLFANYETHVINIDNQGAVKGKNKAQGGKRVMYTTHTPAWDAKNRKGLPDKMDFDYNQIGIFFEKDLRLESIKAKPNEVPRNEPVKEVPVKEESKYESVKEKVEEPKQDLPIRTESGAEFKPTNEPTPFEDKKEESKEAPQLVKNKALNELMVANNVSVEQIQNVVSAKGYYPAGTPIENYDPGFIDGVLVGAWSQVYKMIKGGN from the coding sequence ATGTTACCAGGTGTTACAAGAGGAAAAGTTGAAAAAGCACAAAGAGTAGTGGTTTATGGTACTGAAGGTGTAGGAAAATCTACTTTTGCTTCTAAATTTCCAGAAGCTGTATTTATAGATGTAGAAGAAGGGTCAAATGATTTGGATGTTTTAAGAGCTCCAACGCCACAAAGTTATGCAGCGCTTAAAGATTTTTTAGGAAAGTTAAAAAAGGTTAGGCCATTTCTTTTTAGAACTATTGTCATAGATACAGCAGACTGGACTGAAAGGCTAATAATTAAAGATATATGCAGTAGATATAAACTTGATGGAATTGAAGGACTTGGATGGGGCAAAGGCTACACTTATCTAGAAGAAGAATTTGGAAGATTTTTAAATTCATTACAAGAATTTATAGATATGGGTGTAAATGTTGTTATATGTGCACATGCAAAGATTAATAAATTTGAACAACCAGATGAAATGGGAGCATATGATAGATGGGAATTAAAGTTACAGAAAAAGACATCCCCCTTATTAAAGGAATGGGCGGATATGCTTTTATTTGCTAATTATGAAACCCATGTTATAAACATAGATAATCAAGGAGCTGTAAAAGGCAAGAATAAAGCACAGGGCGGTAAAAGGGTTATGTATACTACTCATACACCAGCTTGGGATGCAAAAAATAGAAAAGGTCTACCAGATAAGATGGATTTTGATTATAACCAAATAGGAATTTTCTTTGAAAAAGATTTAAGATTGGAGTCAATAAAAGCAAAGCCTAATGAAGTTCCAAGAAATGAGCCGGTTAAGGAAGTGCCAGTAAAAGAAGAATCAAAGTATGAATCGGTAAAAGAAAAAGTTGAAGAACCTAAGCAAGATTTACCAATAAGAACAGAAAGTGGGGCAGAGTTTAAACCAACAAATGAACCAACACCATTTGAAGATAAGAAAGAAGAGTCAAAAGAAGCGCCACAATTAGTAAAAAATAAAGCTTTAAATGAATTGATGGTAGCAAATAATGTAAGTGTAGAACAAATACAAAATGTAGTGTCAGCTAAAGGCTATTATCCAGCAGGAACACCAATAGAAAATTATGATCCTGGATTCATTGATGGTGTTTTAGTAGGTGCATGGTCTCAAGTATATAAAATGATAAAGGGAGGAAATTAA
- a CDS encoding DUF669 domain-containing protein: MMTEDMGVGLGWDDEISKEGPDFILLPAGDYDFEVTSFERGRFDGSDKMSACNKAMLNIKIETAEGIAVIQHNLFLHQKTEGFLSEFFTSIGQKKKGQPLKMNWNSVVGAKGRCKVGIRNWTSKDGNPMQSNEIKKFYEPKETEAVQTTFTPGSF, from the coding sequence ATGATGACAGAAGATATGGGAGTAGGATTAGGCTGGGATGATGAAATATCAAAAGAAGGTCCAGATTTTATATTATTGCCAGCCGGTGATTATGATTTTGAAGTTACTTCATTTGAAAGAGGTAGATTTGATGGTAGTGATAAAATGTCAGCTTGTAATAAAGCAATGTTGAATATAAAAATTGAAACAGCTGAAGGAATTGCTGTTATACAACATAATTTATTTTTACATCAAAAAACAGAAGGATTTTTATCAGAATTTTTCACATCTATAGGGCAAAAGAAAAAAGGACAGCCGTTAAAGATGAATTGGAATAGTGTTGTTGGAGCTAAAGGAAGATGTAAAGTTGGAATTAGAAACTGGACATCAAAAGATGGAAATCCAATGCAGTCAAATGAAATTAAAAAATTCTATGAGCCAAAGGAAACTGAAGCAGTTCAGACAACATTTACACCTGGGAGCTTTTAA